In the Mytilus trossulus isolate FHL-02 chromosome 1, PNRI_Mtr1.1.1.hap1, whole genome shotgun sequence genome, one interval contains:
- the LOC134687704 gene encoding eukaryotic translation initiation factor 2D-like, with the protein MFHKPFKVKTQTAIKGSERKRVRNDIEKLFPNLQPADLLQIIPAKDEMTVAKIYTHSGESLVIYCVQKNPVFIEVFKELIPTIYTMWKFPELLPVFRTYPPVFSKLKSGADLMLPGVIVEGEVTPYTFRNIKKGDLCSVCLLGNKAPVAVGRAALSGSDMFDSAMRGKGVQIVHLFGDDLWSFGDKSPIPVIPDGMLMMNEDSDSDENEQSSSAKMDQQNGDLKVTDDSGIDSRLNEHQPYNSGDATGNQSDNGVLDQAINKCSGSLHKLDMKNDSNNTEEEVMDLLDNMDELLDVCFKCAIKSSVKKSDLPLLTSAFFKNHMIKFCPPGKLLDVKKSSYKKLSKFLQKMQKDGYIKVKELSKGADSIVEVDKSQLRDFELPIEIDSDPVQPLTSEAEFALPKLTEMYSVTSAVLPLFKPNGLRKGSAVAMTDIRSYIDEYVRSNNMQSDSKKSQVQLDPIIADIVLTKGENNVTHLSWEELFKRILSKMQPVLCIEHAGQTPTYQKGKVEGIKLDIQQRASNKKVTLIENIETFGIDPKELAHTVQVGMACSATIAQLPQKNKGVQIVIQGNQISYIADLLLNKYKVPRKYINGMEKAPKRR; encoded by the exons GAAAAGAGTTAGAAATGACATTGAAAAGTTATTCCCTAATCTGCAACCAGCAGACTTGCTTCAGATTATTCCAGCCAAAGATGAGATGACAGTGGCCAAAATCTATACCCACTCTGGGGAAAGTTTGGTGATCTATTGTGTTCAGAAGAATCCTGTGTTTATAGAAGTATTTAAAGAATTAATACCCACTATTTATACCATGTGGAAGTTCCCAGAGTTGTTACCTGTGTTCAGGACCTATCCTCCTGTATTCTCTAAATTAAAGAGCGGGGCAg actTGATGTTGCCTGGAGTTATTGTTGAAGGGGAAGTAACTCCATATACATttagaaatatcaaaaaagGAGACCTATGCAGCGTATGTCTTCTAGGAAATAA AGCCCCAGTTGCTGTAGGGAGAGCTGCTTTGTCGGGCAGTGACATGTTTGATTCAGCTATGCGTGGTAAAGGTGTACAGATAGTACATTTATTTGGAGACGACCTGTG GTCATTTGGAGATAAATCTCCTATACCAGTCATACCTGATGGCATGTTAATGATGAATGAAGACAGTGATTCAGATGAGAATGAACAGTCAAGTAGTGCTAAGATGGATCAGCAAAATGGTGATTTAAAAGTGACAGATGATTCAGGAATTGACAGTCGGTTAAATGAACATCAACCATATAACTCTGGGGATGCTACCGGAAACCAGAGTGACAATGGTGTGCTTGATCAAGCCATAAATAAATGTAGTGGAAGTTTACACAAATTAGATATGAAAAATGATTCAAACAACACCGAAGAGGAAGTGATGGACTTATTAG ataatatgGATGAGTTGTTAGATGTTTGTTTTAAGTGTGCAATAAAGTCATCAGTAAAGAAATCCGATTTACCATTACTCACTAGTGCTTTCTTTAAAAACCATATGATTAAATTTTG TCCACCAGGAAAATTGTTAGATGTCAAGAAGTCAAGTTATAAAAAG ttATCCAAATTTTTACAAAAGATGCAGAAGGATggttatataaaagttaaagagTTATCTAAGGGTGCTGACAGTATAGTGGAAGTAGATAAATCTCA ATTGCGTGATTTTGAGCTACCAATTGAGATAGATTCTGATCCTGTACAGCCTCTAACCTCTGAAGCAGAATTTGCACTTCCTAAACTGACAGAGATGTATTCAGTTACTTCTGCTGTATTGCCTTTGTTTAAACCTAATGGTCTGAG GAAAGGAAGTGCTGTAGCAATGACTGATATCAGAAGTTACATAGATGAGTATGTTAGAAGTAACAACATGCAAAGTGATAGCAAAAAAAG tCAAGTACAGTTAGATCCTATTATAGCAGATATAGTGCTCACCAAAGGAGAAAATAATGTTACTCATTTGTCATGGGAAGAATTGTTTAAAAG GATATTAAGTAAAATGCAACCAGTTTTATGTATTGAACATGCTGGTCAGACTCCTACGTATCAGAAAGGAAAAGTTGAAGGAATTAAGCTTGATATACAACAGAGAGCTAGCAACAAAAAG GTAACCCTCATAGAAAATATAGAAACCTTTGGAATAGACCCAAAAGAATTAGCCCATACAGTACAGGTTGGAATGGCATGTAGTGCTACAATAGCACAGCTACCACAGAAGAATAAAGGAGTACAGATAGTTATACAAGGCAATCAAATCAGTTACATAGCTGATTTGTTATTAA ataaatataaAGTACCAAGGAAATACATTAACGGAATGGAAAAAGCACCGAAAAGAAGATAA